The proteins below are encoded in one region of Pseudomonas putida S13.1.2:
- the gltS gene encoding sodium/glutamate symporter — translation MFELDFYGTLVAASLVLLLGRGLVARIGFLRVYNIPEPVAGGLVVALALLALRSFDVQVQFDTSLQTPLMLAFFATIGLSADFASLKKGGRVVAVFLLVVTGLLLVQNAMGIGLATALGLDPLMGLLAGSISLSGGHGTGAAWGATFTEKFGLASASELAMASATFGLVLGGLIGGPVAKLLIKRVKTQGTEEEVAHLPKGFEQPNKERLITSFSFIETLALIAVSLLVGTVLNGLLKGTAFELPTFVCVLFVGVLLRNGLSAFGFYHVFEREVSVLGNVSLSLFLAIALMSLKLWDLAALALPFFVLLAAQTLVMALFAIFVTFRVMGRNYDAAVLAAGHCGFGLGATPTAIANMQAVTQRYGASHIAFLVVPMVGAFFIDIINVIVIKLYLALPLFIAG, via the coding sequence ATGTTTGAACTCGATTTTTACGGGACACTTGTAGCCGCCTCTCTAGTACTGCTGCTGGGGCGCGGGCTGGTCGCACGCATTGGTTTCCTGCGCGTTTACAATATTCCGGAACCTGTTGCAGGCGGATTGGTCGTTGCCTTGGCACTCTTGGCATTGCGCAGTTTCGATGTCCAGGTCCAGTTTGATACCTCGTTGCAAACACCGTTGATGCTAGCGTTCTTCGCCACCATCGGTCTGAGTGCCGACTTCGCCAGCCTGAAGAAGGGCGGGCGTGTGGTCGCCGTGTTCCTGCTGGTGGTGACTGGCTTGCTGCTGGTTCAGAACGCCATGGGCATCGGCCTGGCAACGGCGTTGGGGCTGGACCCACTGATGGGCCTGCTGGCCGGTTCGATCAGCCTGTCGGGTGGCCACGGCACGGGCGCCGCCTGGGGCGCGACGTTTACTGAAAAGTTTGGCCTGGCTTCGGCTTCCGAACTGGCGATGGCCTCTGCCACCTTCGGCCTGGTATTGGGCGGCTTGATTGGTGGCCCAGTTGCCAAACTGCTGATCAAGCGGGTCAAGACACAGGGTACTGAAGAAGAAGTAGCACACCTGCCAAAAGGCTTTGAACAGCCGAATAAAGAGCGCCTGATCACATCATTTTCATTTATCGAGACGTTGGCACTGATTGCCGTCAGTCTGCTGGTCGGCACAGTGCTTAACGGGCTGTTGAAAGGCACCGCATTCGAACTGCCGACATTCGTTTGCGTACTCTTCGTAGGCGTATTGCTGCGCAATGGGCTTTCGGCATTCGGCTTTTACCATGTCTTCGAACGTGAAGTCTCGGTACTGGGCAATGTCAGTTTGTCCCTGTTCCTGGCGATTGCCTTGATGTCGCTCAAGCTGTGGGACCTGGCAGCGCTGGCCTTACCGTTCTTTGTCTTGCTGGCCGCGCAAACGCTGGTCATGGCTCTGTTTGCGATCTTCGTGACGTTCCGGGTCATGGGCCGCAACTATGATGCGGCGGTGCTGGCTGCCGGGCACTGTGGCTTCGGCCTGGGGGCGACGCCGACGGCGATTGCCAACATGCAAGCGGTGACCCAGCGCTATGGCGCCTCGCACATCGCCTTCCTGGTAGTGCCGATGGTGGGGGCGTTCTTCATCGACATCATCAATGTCATCGTGATCAAGCTGTACCTGGCATTGCCCTTGTTTATCGCGGGTTAA